The genomic segment TCGGCCAGCTTGCGCACCTCGTCGGCCACCACGGCGAAGCCCCGGCCCGCGTCGCCCGCGCGCGCGGCCTCGATGGCCGCGTTGAGCGCCAAAAGGTTGGTCTGGTCGGCGATGTCGCGGATGACGGTCATCACCTGGCCGATGGCCTCGGCCTGCTTGCCCAGGTCGGCCATTTCGCCGCGCAGCTTCTCGGTTTCCTTGTTCAGCTGGTCGATGGAGCCCACCACGCGGGTGACCACGGCCCCGCCCTCCTCGGCGCGGCGTTTGGCGGTGTCGGCGTTCTCGGCGGCGCTGCCCGCGTTGGTGGCCACCTCGAGCACCGTGGCGTTCATCTCCTCCATGGCCGTGGCCGCCTCGGCGGTGCGTTCGCGCTGGGTTTCGGAGCCGCGGCGCGATTCCTGGATCTGGACGTTGAGCTGCTCCGAGGCCGAGGCCACCTGGGCCACGATCTGCTCCAGCTCGTGGGCGGCCTGGAGCATGCCTTCACGCTTGGCGTTTTCCGCCGCGGCGCGGGCCTGTTCGGCCTCGCGCGTGGCGGCCTCGGCGGCCTCGGCCTTCTCCTGGGCCTCGCGCGACTTGGTGGCGATCTCGTCCATGTTGCGTTGCAGGGTGACGCTCATGTCGTCGAAGGCGGCGCCCAGGGCGCCGACCTCGTCCTTGCGGCCCAGGCCCAGGCGCGAGGTGAAGTCGCCCGCCGCCAGCCGCCCGGTGAAGTCCACCAGCCGGGCCATGGGCACGGTGATGTTGCGCGTGACCACCAGGGTGAAGCCCGCCCCGGCCAGGGCGCTGCCCACCGTCAGGCCGACGATGAGCATGAGCAGGGTGCTGTAGGCGCTCATGGCGTCGGCCTGGGCTGCCTCGGCCTGCTTCTCGAGGATTTCGGTCAGGGAGTTGATGCTCTCGCGCATGGCGTCGAAGCGCTCCTTGGCCGGGCCCAGGGACCTGGCGGCCAGGTCCTGCACGTCGCCGCCGCCCTGCTTCTCGCGGACGATGGCCTGGGACACCTCGTCCCATGTGGCGCCATCGGCGCGGTAGTCGTCCACCAGGGCCTTCTGGGCGGGGTCCGCAGCCAGGGCGGCGAACTTGCCCACCCGGTCGTTGGCTTGTTGCTTGTTCTCGTGGTAGTCCTTGAGCTGGGTTTCGAAGGCCGGGGTGCCGGGCTCGGCGAAGAGCATCGACCGCTCGGCGATGAGCGCCTGGTGCAGGTCGCGGTCGGCCTCCAGCAGGAAGACCACGCCTTGCAGGTCGCGGTTGTAGATCTGGCGCAGGCGGTCGTTGATGCTTCTGGCGCTGATGGCCGCCACGGAGCCTATGACCACCAGCAACAGGATGTTCACGGTCAGGATGATCAGCAGTTTGTTGCCGATCCGGATGTTCCCCAGCATGGACATGGTTTCCTCCCTCGTCTGCGGTGTGCCCGGCATTGGCGTTTGAGGGATGAATAATAGCCCAGTCGTTGGATATTGACAACGGAGCGCGCAAAAAAGAGGGTTGCTCTGCAATCCGGGGCCCCGGACGGACCATTCCGGGGCCCTGGGCGGCGCAGGGCGAAGACCGTGGGCCATGCCCGGCCCGCAAAGGGGGAATCATGTTCCGCATCCGGCGCATCTTCGACGCCACCCTGGCGCGCGACCGCCAGGCCGTGGCCCAGGTGCAGGAGATCCTGCGCGCCCAGTTCCGCGACGCCGCGCCCGGGGAGTACGAGGACATCCCGGCCAAGCTGCGCGACCCGCTGGGCTACCGCTTCAAGACCATCCTTTTCGTGGCCGAGCAGAAGTACGAGGTGCGCGGCTTCGCCCTGGTGCTGCACGCCCCGGACCTCTGCTTCTGCTACCTGGACTACATCGGGGCCCTGCCCGGGCGGACCAGCCGGGGCATCGGCGGCTCGCTCTACGCCCGGGTGCGCGAGGAGGCGGCGCTCTTGGGCGACCGGGGCATCTTTTTCGAGTGCCCCAGCGACGACCCGGCCATCTGCCGCGACGCGTCGCTGCTGCGCCAGAACGCGGCGCGCCTGCGCTTCTACGAGAGCTTCGGCGCGCGGCCCATCGTGAACACGGCCTACGAGACGCCCCTGTCGCCCACCGACGACAGCCCGCCGGTGCTGGTGTTCGACGGGCTGGGGCGCCTCGCCGCGCCGCCCCGGGGCGCCACGCGCGACATCGTGCGGGCCATCCTGGAGCGCAAGTACGCCGAGCGTTGCCCCCCGGGCTACATCGACGCCGTGGTGCGCTCGTTTCGCGACAATCCCGTGCGCCTGCGCGCGCCGCGCTACGCCGGGGCCGAGGCCACGGGCCCCGTGCCCGGCGCCTCGCCGTGCATCCTGCTCACGGTGAACCGCGACCACGACATCCACCACGTCCATGAGCGGGGTTATGTGGAATCCCCGGCGCGGGTGCGCACGCTGATGAAAACCCTGGGGCCCACGGGGCTGTTCCTGCCCGTGGCGGCGCGCAGGCATCCCGAGCGGGCCATCCTGGCCGTGCACGACGCGGGCATGGTCCGCTATTTCAAGGCCGCCACGGCCAAGCTGCCGCCGGGCAAGTCCATCTATCCCTACGTGTTTCCCATCCGCAACCAGGCCCGCCCGCCCCGGGAGCTGCCCGTGCGCGCGGGCTACTACTGCATCGACACCTTCACGCCCCTCAATGCCAACGCCTACCGCGCGGCCCGGGGCGCGGTGGACTGCGCGCTGACCGCCGCCGACGCCGTGCTCGACGGCCAGCGCCTGGCCTACGCCCTGGTACGCCCTCCGGGGCACCACGCCGAGCGCCGGGCCTTCGGCGGGTTCTGCTATTTCAACTCCGCCGCCGTGGCCGCCCACCACCTTTCGGCCCACGGGCGCGTTGCCGTGCTGGACATCGACTACCACCACGGCAACGGCACCCAGGACATCTTCTACGCCCGCGACGACGTGCTCACCGTGTCCATCCACGGGCATCCGTCCTTCGCCTATCCCTATTTCAGCGGCTTCGCCAGCGAGACGGGCGAGGGCCGGGGCCGGGGCTGCAACCTGAACCTGCCCCTGCCTGAGAACACCGACGGCGCGGCCTTTGCCCGGGCCCTGGGCAAGGCCCTGGAGCGCATCCGCCGCTTCGCCCCCGGGGTGCTGGTGGTCAGCCTGGGGCTGGACACGGCCAAGGGCGACCCCACGGGCACCTGGAGCCTGACCCCCGGGGATTTCGAGGCCAACGGCCGGGCCATCGGGGCCCTGGGCCTGCCGGTGCTGGTGGTCCAGGAGGGCGGCTACCGCATCCGCACCCTGGGCCAGAACGCGCGGCGGTTCTTCCTGGGCCTGCGCGCCGGGGCCCACGGGCTGGCCCCTGCCTCCGCCCCCGGCCCGGCGCCCGGCCCGGCGCGCTTTTCCCCTTGACCGGCTCCGGGGGGCGGGATTAAGAACCCGGGTGCCCCGCACGACGGGGCCCGCGCCCACGTAGCTCAGTAGGTAGAGCGCGTCCTTGGTAAGGACGAGGTCAGCAGTTCAATTCTGCTCGTGGGCTCCAGGCCAGCACGCCCCGGACCCCCGGTCCGGGGCTTTTTTGCGCCCGCGCAGCCCCGCGCGGTTTTCCCCATCGTCACGAGAATGTCACCTGCGCCGTAACGACAAGGCCATGGGCCTTTTGCTATTTCCCCCCGTGGGGTGTCGGCCCGTGCCGCGCCCCGGGCGGCGGCGCTCGCCGCAGGGGGGAGACGATGAAGCCTGTGGACCGGACCAGTTCGCTGATCATGTCGGGGATGCTGCATGTGAATCCGGAGCTGCGGGCCCGGCGCGCGCCGTCGGCCTGTGGATTCATGTCCCTGGAAAACTTCCGCAGCCTGTCGCGCGACGTGCAGGACGGCACCGTGGGCCTGGTGACCCTGGACTGCGTGGACTTCGAGGCCCTGGCCGCTGGGTTCGGCGAGGACCTGGGGCTCATGCTGCTCGGGGTGCTGCTGGACAAGGCCATGGCCGGCTTCGCGGAGTTCTTCCCCTGCTGCCGGGTCACGGGGGTGGAGAAGACGGGCATCGGCGGCTACGCCATCTTCTTTCGCACCGACCCCGCCGAGCGCTGCGACCTGTTCGACGCCTACGCGGGCTTCCGCTTCCGCGTGCAGGAGGCCATCGGCGCCCAGAGCGCGCGGTACCTGGAGCACCCGCTCACGCTGCGCATCGGCATGGCCCTGCTGGACCCGCGCCCCGGCGAGGACCTGGACAAGACCCTGTTCCGGGCCCTGCTCCAGGCCCGGCGCGTGGCCGAAAGCAAGCCCGACTCCGAGCGCTTCGCCATGCACCGCGAGTTCATGGACATGCTCACCCGGGGCGACATCCAGACCCTGTTCCAGCCGGTGGTGGACTTCGCCAGCGGGGGCGTGCTGGGCTGGGAGGCCCTGGCCCGGGGCGGCGGCGGCGGGCTCATGGCCGAGGCGCGCACGCTGTTCGGCTTCGCCGCCGAGGTGGGCGAAAGCCTGGCCCTGGAGCGGCTGTGCCTGACCCGCGCCCTGGCCGCCGTGCCCACCGGGTTCAAGGGCCGGCTGTTCCTCAACGTGCACACCCAGTCGCTGCACGACGCCGAGGCGCTGTTCGCCGAGGTGCGCGACCTGGCCGAACGCGCCGGGGTGGCGCCGTCGGACGTGGTGCTCGAATTTTCCGAGCGCAACCTGGTGGCCGACCAGGACGCCCTGCAACGCAAGCTGGAGCTGTGCCGCGCCGCCGGGCTGCTCATCGCCGTGGACGACGTGGGCGCGGGCACCACCAATCTGCACTTCCTCTCCCAGGTGCGGCCCGACTTCATCAAGGCCGACGGCTCGCTCATCCGGGGCATCGAGTCCAACCCCATCAAGCGGACCATGATCGAGACCCTGGTCCTCTTGGCCCAGAAGGTGGGCGGCAAGCTGCTGGCCGAGGGCGTGGAGACGGAGACGGAGTTCAGCTCCCTGGTGAGCATGGGCGTCTACGCGGGCCAGGGCCACCTGTTCGCCCGGCCCGCCACGGCCCTGGAGGCGGTCCAGGTGGACGTGCCCAGCAAGATCGACGTGCGCGGCATCGAAAGCGGCGAGCTGAACTGCCGCCTGAAGTCGCGCGAGATCGCCCAGCAGACCATCTCCGTGCCCGCAGGCACGGCCATCAGCGAGGTCAAGGCCGCCCTGGAGGGCAAGCCGCCCATGAGCAGCATCGTGGTCGTGCGCGGCGATCGGCCCGTGGGGCTGCTCATGAACTACAACCTCGACCGGCGCCTGGGCACCAAGTACGGCATCTCGCTGTACTACAACCGGCCCGTGGACGTGCTCATGGACACTGCGCCGCTCATCGTGGACGCCGAGCAGGCCATCGAGGAGGTGGCGGGCGCGGCCATGCAGCGCGCCAACGACAAGATCTACGACGATATCATCGTGGTGGACCGGCGCCGCCTGCTGGGCACCATCTCGGTGCAGAAGATGCTCGACACCCTGATGCGTGTGCAGATCGAGCTGGCCAAGGGCTCCAACCCGCTCACCGGCCTGCCCGGCAACGTGACCATCGAGCAGGAGATCGAGAAGCGCAACCGCCAGAAGACCGCCTCGGGCATCATGTATCTCGACCTGGACAACTTCAAGGCCTACAACGACGTGTACGGCTTCAAGAGCGGCGACCGGGTCATCATGGCCACGGCTCAGATCATCCGCTCCGCCGTGGCCGCCCACGGGCGGCCTTCGGACTTCATCGGCCACATCGGCGGCGACGACTTCCTGCTCATCGGCGACCCGGCGACCATCCGCGCCGTGTGCGACGACATCGCGCGCCAGTTCGAGGAGCGCATCCCCGAGTTCTACAGCGAGCAGGACCGCCGCTGCGGCTACATCGAGGCCAAGGGCCGCGACGGCCAGCCCGCGCGCTTCCCCCTGGTCTCGGCGTCCATGGGCATCCTCGACGCCACCTTCGAGTTCCCCGTGTCCCAGGAGGAGCTTTCGCACCGCGCGGCGGAGATCAAGAAGTTCGCCAAGGCCACGGCGGGCAACTCCGTGGTCCGCGACCGGCGCGCGCCCCTGGGCGCCCAGCCTGCGGACTGAGCCCGGGCGCGGACGGTCCGCGCCCGGGCCTGGCCCTGCGGGTGGCCGGGCGGGCGGGGCGGCCCCGGAGAGGGCTGACGCTTGCCTTTGGCGGGCCGGGGGGCGTACATGGGGCTTCCCGGCGCGCTGGTTGCGCCCGCCGGGGGGGAGGGCGGATGATCCAGGACGAGTTTGCCATGGCCGGGCTGTACGCGGCCCTGAACCCGGGGCTGGCCCGGGCGTTTGCCTTTCTGGACCAGCCGGGTCTGGCCGGGCTGCCCGAGGGGCGCCACCCTATCGACGGCCAGCGCTCCTGGGCCGTGGTGGCGCGCGGGGCGGGCCGCAGCCGGGCCCAGGCGCACCTGGAAGTCCATGACCGCTATATCGACGTGCAATGCGTCCTGGCGGGGGTGGACCACATGGGCTGGAAGCCCCGGCGGGCCTGCGTCCTGCCCCGGGAGCCCTTCGACCCCGCGCGCGACGTGGGCTTTTTCGCCGACGAGCCCGACGCCTGGCTGGACGTTCGCGCCGGGCAGTTCGCCATCCTGTTCCCCCACGACGCGCACATGCCCCTGGTCTGCCCCGGGCCGGTGCACAAGGTCATCCTCAAGGTGGCCCTGGACCAGGGCTGAGGCCCGGGGCGGGCCTTCCCGCCCGCGCCCGCTGCCGGGCCGCCTGCGCGGCCCCGGCGCCCCTGCACCAAAAAGCGGAGGGCCGCGAACCCGATGTCCGCGGCCCCGGCGCTTACCCGTTCCGGATCGCTCCGGGTGGCAGGCCGGAGGAAGAGACTCCCCTCCCCGCCCGGTCCGCCGTCTCTGGTTATCACGAGACTATTTGAGCACCCGCAACTCGCGCTCGCGCATCAGGCGCAGGATCTCCGGCCTGGGCGCTGCGCCCGCGGCCAGCCGGGGCGCCCCGGCCCCGGCGGCGCGCTGCGCCGCGAAGGCCTTGGGCACGCGGTAGGCGGGGCTGTCCTGCAGGAACGTCATGTACCACCAGATGTCGTCCAGGCTCACGTGGCGGCGCAGGAAGGCCTCGGGCCCGGAGTGGCTGAAATGGTGGACCACCGCGTCGGTGGCCACCACGGCCCGGCGGCCCGTGGTGCGCAGGTGGCCGTTGATGTGGAATTCGTCCACCCGGCTGACCCCGGCGGGCACGCGCAGGGGGATGGGCACCACCGCGTCCATCAGCCGCCCGTCGAACATCACGCAGTCCACGCTGATGTGCCCCAGATAGAGGTAGCGGGGCCGCTCCAGGTCCAGGTACTTCTCCACCAGCCCGTGGTGCAGGATCTTTTCCCACACGAAGCGGTGGTAGACCGCGTTGGTCTCCATGGGCAGGTGCGGCAGGCGCGCGCGCTCCTCGGGGAAATGCGCGCGCAGGACGCGGTCCATGACCTGCCTGCCCGTGCGGCTCACGGGTGTGACGCACGAGGCCAGGGGCACGGCCCCGTCGCCGCGGTGCAGCTTGAAGGCCGCCAGCAGGTGGTCCAGCCAGTTGGGCGTCACGAACACGTCCTCCGACAGGCGGATGATGACGTCCTGCGCGTGGCGGGCCATGATGAAATTCTGCATGGACACCACGGCGGGGATGAGCCCGCGCGGGGTGGTGTGCACGTCGATGACGTCCTGGTGGCGCTTCTGGAACGACTTGATGATCACCGCGTGCTCGTCGCTCACGGCGTTGGCCACGATGTAGATCTTCTTGAAGCGCGACAGGTCGGTGTACAGCTCCAGGCACTTGACGCACAGCAGGAAGCAGTCCATCCGGTGCGAGGTCAACAGCATCAGCACGGGCCGGATGTCCCGGGATCTTGGTGTGATGTCGATGATCTGCGCCATGGCCTGCCTCGTTCACAAAGGGGGCGGACGCCGCAGGGCGGAGTCGTCCTTCTGGTTGCCAGTCTTATCGGGCATTATGGGGGAAACTTAAGGTCTGCGGCGGCAAAAAGTTGCCCTTGGGGTGCAACCGTCAAGAATCGCTGCCGATGTTTTTGGAGAACAAAATCGGGCCCTGCGGGCCGCCCGCACCGGGCGGTGGCCCGAAAGGCGCGTGTGCCAGCGGGAAACCGGCGCCGCCGGGGCGGCCCGCCCGGGGGGCGGCGGGGGGGGGGGGAGGAGGACAAAGCGGCAAAGCGGCGCAGTGCGCGGCATCGAAACGCCAGGGCGAGGCCCGGGCTGGCGGGTGGCGGCGCGCAGTCCTTTTCCGTTTTCGGGCGGTCGCCCTGCCCGGAGCCGGGGCCGACAGGCCGCCCCAGGCGGTGACCTGCCGCGCCACCCAAAAAAATCCAAAGTCCCGTGCCTGTTTTGCCGCATGCCGGGCCGTGTGTCGGGCCACGCGCCGGGCCGCGCGGGGGGGGCTTGGATTTTTTTTCGCGCCGCCGCCTCATCTTCCTGGGCGGCCCGGGAAAGGGAAGGATTCAACCGCCCGTCAGGCCCCGCGCGCCTCCAGGTCGGCCCGCAGCAGGGCCTCGGCCTCGGAGCGGGGCAGGGGCCGCGAGAACAGGTAGCCCTGGGCGTAGGCGCAGCCCAGCTCGCGCAGGGTGTCCAGCTGCCCGGGGGTGTCCACCCCCTCGGCCACGGCGGCGATGCCCAGGTTCCCGGCCAGGGTCAGGATGGAGTGGACGATGACCCGCGCCTCGCCGTCGGTGTCGCAGCGCGAGACGAAGCTGCGGTCGATCTTGAGCATGTCGATGGGGAACTGGCGCAGGTAGGACAGGGAGGAATAGCCCGTGCCGAAGTCGTCCATGGCCAGGACCACCCCGTGGGCCTTGAGCTGGCGCAGCATGTCGATGGCCGCGCTGGCGTGGTCCATGAGTACGCTCTCGGTGGTTTCCAGGCGCAGGTTGGCCGGGCGGATGCCCGTGCGGCGCAGCACGGCCTCCACCCGCGCGCTCAGGCCGGGCTGCATGAACTGCTTGGCCGAGAGGTTGACGGAGATGCCCACGGGCGCCTCGGGCCCGAACAGGGCCTCCCAGGCGCGCACCGTGGCGCCCACCTGGTCCAGCACCCAGTCGCCCAGGGGGAAGATCAGCCCGGTGTCCTCGGCCACGTGGATGAACTCCGCCGGGGCCAGCAGCCCGCGCTCGGGGTGCGCCCAGCGCACCAATGCCTCGAAGCCTTCCAGCGCCCCGGTGCGGACGTTGCGCATGGGCTGGAAGAGCAGGGTGAAGTCGTTGTTGCGCACCGAGCGGGCCAGGTCCGTTTCCAGGCGCAGCTGGCGCACGGCCTGCTCGTGCATGCGGCGGTTGAAGACCTTGAAGCGCGATTTCCCAGCGGCCTTGGCGTGGTACATGGCCGTGTCGGCGTCGCGCAGGATGAGGTCGGCCTGGGTGTAGTGCTCGGTGAGCAGCACGATGCCGATGCTGGCCGAGGTGTGCACATCGTAGCCGCCCAGGCTGGCCGGGGTGCGCACGGCGGCCAGGATGCGCTTGGCGATGGTCACCACCTCGCGGGGGTGGTGGAAGTCTTCCAGCAGCACGGCGAACTCGTCGCCGCCGAAGCGGGCCACGGTGTCCATGGCGCGCACGGCGGCTTCCAGCTGCCGGGCCACGTGCTTGAGCAGTTCGTCGCCGATGGAGTGGCCCAGGCTGTCGTTGATGATCTTGAAGCGGTCCAGGTCCATGTAGAGCACGCAGAACAGGTAGCCCGGGTTGCGGCGGGCGCGCTCCATGGCCAGGCGCAGGTGGTCCAGGAACAGGGTCCGGTTGGGCAGTCCGGTCAGCGGGTCGTGGAAGGCCTGGTGCATCAGGCGCGACTCGGTTTCCTTGCGCTCGGTGATGTCCTGCAGGAAGCCCTCGTAGCCCAGGGTGGCGCCCTGGTCGTCGCGCACGGGGCGGGCGTGGCGCGAGATCCAGATCACGCGGCCATCGCGGCGCCGG from the Desulfocurvus vexinensis DSM 17965 genome contains:
- a CDS encoding methyl-accepting chemotaxis protein, translated to MSMLGNIRIGNKLLIILTVNILLLVVIGSVAAISARSINDRLRQIYNRDLQGVVFLLEADRDLHQALIAERSMLFAEPGTPAFETQLKDYHENKQQANDRVGKFAALAADPAQKALVDDYRADGATWDEVSQAIVREKQGGGDVQDLAARSLGPAKERFDAMRESINSLTEILEKQAEAAQADAMSAYSTLLMLIVGLTVGSALAGAGFTLVVTRNITVPMARLVDFTGRLAAGDFTSRLGLGRKDEVGALGAAFDDMSVTLQRNMDEIATKSREAQEKAEAAEAATREAEQARAAAENAKREGMLQAAHELEQIVAQVASASEQLNVQIQESRRGSETQRERTAEAATAMEEMNATVLEVATNAGSAAENADTAKRRAEEGGAVVTRVVGSIDQLNKETEKLRGEMADLGKQAEAIGQVMTVIRDIADQTNLLALNAAIEAARAGDAGRGFAVVADEVRKLA
- a CDS encoding histone deacetylase family protein, with amino-acid sequence MFRIRRIFDATLARDRQAVAQVQEILRAQFRDAAPGEYEDIPAKLRDPLGYRFKTILFVAEQKYEVRGFALVLHAPDLCFCYLDYIGALPGRTSRGIGGSLYARVREEAALLGDRGIFFECPSDDPAICRDASLLRQNAARLRFYESFGARPIVNTAYETPLSPTDDSPPVLVFDGLGRLAAPPRGATRDIVRAILERKYAERCPPGYIDAVVRSFRDNPVRLRAPRYAGAEATGPVPGASPCILLTVNRDHDIHHVHERGYVESPARVRTLMKTLGPTGLFLPVAARRHPERAILAVHDAGMVRYFKAATAKLPPGKSIYPYVFPIRNQARPPRELPVRAGYYCIDTFTPLNANAYRAARGAVDCALTAADAVLDGQRLAYALVRPPGHHAERRAFGGFCYFNSAAVAAHHLSAHGRVAVLDIDYHHGNGTQDIFYARDDVLTVSIHGHPSFAYPYFSGFASETGEGRGRGCNLNLPLPENTDGAAFARALGKALERIRRFAPGVLVVSLGLDTAKGDPTGTWSLTPGDFEANGRAIGALGLPVLVVQEGGYRIRTLGQNARRFFLGLRAGAHGLAPASAPGPAPGPARFSP
- a CDS encoding GGDEF domain-containing protein; the protein is MKPVDRTSSLIMSGMLHVNPELRARRAPSACGFMSLENFRSLSRDVQDGTVGLVTLDCVDFEALAAGFGEDLGLMLLGVLLDKAMAGFAEFFPCCRVTGVEKTGIGGYAIFFRTDPAERCDLFDAYAGFRFRVQEAIGAQSARYLEHPLTLRIGMALLDPRPGEDLDKTLFRALLQARRVAESKPDSERFAMHREFMDMLTRGDIQTLFQPVVDFASGGVLGWEALARGGGGGLMAEARTLFGFAAEVGESLALERLCLTRALAAVPTGFKGRLFLNVHTQSLHDAEALFAEVRDLAERAGVAPSDVVLEFSERNLVADQDALQRKLELCRAAGLLIAVDDVGAGTTNLHFLSQVRPDFIKADGSLIRGIESNPIKRTMIETLVLLAQKVGGKLLAEGVETETEFSSLVSMGVYAGQGHLFARPATALEAVQVDVPSKIDVRGIESGELNCRLKSREIAQQTISVPAGTAISEVKAALEGKPPMSSIVVVRGDRPVGLLMNYNLDRRLGTKYGISLYYNRPVDVLMDTAPLIVDAEQAIEEVAGAAMQRANDKIYDDIIVVDRRRLLGTISVQKMLDTLMRVQIELAKGSNPLTGLPGNVTIEQEIEKRNRQKTASGIMYLDLDNFKAYNDVYGFKSGDRVIMATAQIIRSAVAAHGRPSDFIGHIGGDDFLLIGDPATIRAVCDDIARQFEERIPEFYSEQDRRCGYIEAKGRDGQPARFPLVSASMGILDATFEFPVSQEELSHRAAEIKKFAKATAGNSVVRDRRAPLGAQPAD
- a CDS encoding YhcH/YjgK/YiaL family protein, with amino-acid sequence MIQDEFAMAGLYAALNPGLARAFAFLDQPGLAGLPEGRHPIDGQRSWAVVARGAGRSRAQAHLEVHDRYIDVQCVLAGVDHMGWKPRRACVLPREPFDPARDVGFFADEPDAWLDVRAGQFAILFPHDAHMPLVCPGPVHKVILKVALDQG
- a CDS encoding glycosyltransferase; the protein is MAQIIDITPRSRDIRPVLMLLTSHRMDCFLLCVKCLELYTDLSRFKKIYIVANAVSDEHAVIIKSFQKRHQDVIDVHTTPRGLIPAVVSMQNFIMARHAQDVIIRLSEDVFVTPNWLDHLLAAFKLHRGDGAVPLASCVTPVSRTGRQVMDRVLRAHFPEERARLPHLPMETNAVYHRFVWEKILHHGLVEKYLDLERPRYLYLGHISVDCVMFDGRLMDAVVPIPLRVPAGVSRVDEFHINGHLRTTGRRAVVATDAVVHHFSHSGPEAFLRRHVSLDDIWWYMTFLQDSPAYRVPKAFAAQRAAGAGAPRLAAGAAPRPEILRLMRERELRVLK